One region of Halomonas huangheensis genomic DNA includes:
- a CDS encoding AraC family transcriptional regulator, protein MFDQSSGLANPISPPGASSEWISELLLGMRLAGLEYRRIQMAPPFGVRFDTLSSCAQFHFVAQGPVFLSTAGTDDLRLDSGDAVLLPRGGGHQLLSSQDVASRDIDAIEAIPVCDAFSCVTECPQDSCRSQDVRIFSGRMKFDLGGMHPLISLMPRVMHVGTLLSRYPEVLPMLEAMERESRLERVGAAAILSRLADVVAACIVRAWVECGCGDVGGWVEALRDPRLGGVIAAVHREPGRDWSVASMAVEMGSSRSVFAERFRDALGVSPLHYVTQLRMRLARQWITEKSMSIDQVAWRLGYGSQAAFSRAFKRATGQTPGSLRHME, encoded by the coding sequence ATGTTTGATCAATCGTCCGGATTGGCGAATCCAATATCGCCTCCCGGTGCGTCGAGTGAGTGGATCAGCGAGCTGTTGCTGGGTATGCGTCTCGCCGGACTCGAGTACCGTCGAATACAGATGGCGCCACCTTTTGGGGTCCGTTTCGATACCCTGAGCAGTTGTGCGCAGTTTCATTTTGTCGCCCAGGGGCCAGTCTTCTTGAGTACGGCAGGCACGGATGACCTGAGGCTGGACAGCGGTGATGCGGTGTTATTGCCTCGAGGAGGCGGTCACCAGTTGCTGTCGTCGCAGGATGTGGCGAGTCGCGATATAGACGCCATCGAGGCCATTCCGGTATGCGATGCGTTCAGCTGTGTCACGGAATGTCCGCAGGACTCCTGCCGTAGCCAGGATGTACGTATCTTCAGTGGACGGATGAAATTTGACCTGGGCGGAATGCATCCCTTGATCTCGCTGATGCCGAGAGTCATGCACGTCGGTACGCTGCTGTCGCGTTACCCCGAGGTACTGCCGATGCTGGAGGCGATGGAGCGTGAGTCTCGTCTGGAACGGGTTGGCGCGGCGGCCATCCTGTCGCGCCTGGCCGATGTGGTAGCGGCCTGCATCGTTCGTGCCTGGGTGGAGTGCGGCTGTGGCGATGTTGGCGGCTGGGTAGAAGCGCTGCGAGACCCGCGATTGGGCGGTGTTATCGCCGCCGTGCATCGTGAGCCTGGTCGTGACTGGAGTGTGGCCAGTATGGCTGTGGAGATGGGTAGCTCGCGTTCAGTGTTCGCCGAGCGCTTCCGCGATGCACTGGGTGTCTCGCCTTTACATTACGTGACGCAGTTGCGTATGCGCCTCGCCAGGCAGTGGATCACCGAGAAGAGCATGTCGATCGACCAGGTGGCCTGGCGGTTGGGCTACGGTTCTCAGGCCGCGTTCAGTCGTGCCTTCAAGCGTGCGACGGGGCAGACACCGGGATCATTGCGCCACATGGAGTGA
- a CDS encoding PLP-dependent aminotransferase family protein — protein MTIWIPELDSAASPMPRYRQIAEGIGNAITAGQLKAGERLPPQRHLADALGVTVGTITRAYNEAQQRGWVQSRVGSGTYVHGDETSGSDFTLLTHESADGDNPSGMIDMSLSFAPYHSWRHDSLREALQSICHDPAAIAMASSYQADIGNLAHRQALGAWLEHLGFPTSGSLVVTQGGQHGLDLCLRTLTRPGELVAADALTYPGFNAAVRHAYLKPVGIPLDTEGMDVDALARLCQRQVPRLVYVTPDQNNPTSISMSEERREQLTALARQHDFWLLEDHVQYLPREDRGTSLLELAPERTLHVFSTSKVLSGGLRTGTLQVPDRVSQRIASSLRAETWMAPPLMVEATCRWITSPNADELIAWQTSEQQYRQQRAFERLARYHPQGQLRGSNVWLPLPEGRRSSEVHALLDSAGVRVSTPEPFCTGSEPAPQAIRLCVGAPRTREQLDRALDIILEVLESGDTSPWNTL, from the coding sequence ATGACAATCTGGATACCGGAACTCGACTCAGCCGCCAGCCCAATGCCTCGCTATCGCCAGATCGCAGAGGGCATCGGCAACGCCATCACCGCTGGCCAGCTCAAGGCCGGTGAACGACTACCCCCTCAGCGGCACCTTGCCGATGCCCTGGGCGTCACCGTCGGCACCATCACCCGTGCCTATAACGAGGCCCAGCAACGTGGCTGGGTACAATCCCGTGTCGGCAGCGGCACCTATGTGCATGGTGATGAAACCTCCGGCTCCGATTTCACTCTGCTCACGCATGAAAGTGCCGATGGTGACAATCCGAGTGGCATGATTGATATGAGCCTGAGTTTCGCTCCTTACCACAGCTGGCGGCATGACAGCCTGCGCGAAGCTCTGCAGTCGATCTGCCATGACCCGGCAGCGATTGCCATGGCCAGCAGCTATCAGGCGGATATCGGCAACCTCGCCCACCGCCAGGCGTTGGGAGCCTGGCTCGAGCATCTGGGCTTCCCCACCAGCGGCAGCCTTGTCGTCACCCAGGGCGGGCAACATGGTCTGGACCTGTGTCTGCGTACCCTGACACGCCCCGGAGAGCTGGTCGCCGCTGATGCGCTGACCTACCCCGGGTTCAATGCGGCTGTCCGCCATGCCTACCTCAAACCGGTCGGCATTCCTCTTGATACCGAGGGCATGGATGTCGATGCCCTCGCCCGCCTATGTCAGCGCCAGGTCCCACGCCTGGTATATGTGACGCCGGATCAGAACAACCCGACCAGTATCAGCATGAGCGAGGAGCGTCGTGAACAGCTCACTGCCCTCGCCAGACAACACGATTTCTGGTTGCTCGAGGATCATGTCCAGTATCTGCCACGCGAGGACCGGGGCACATCACTGCTGGAATTGGCTCCGGAGCGTACCCTGCACGTGTTCAGCACCTCCAAGGTGCTGTCCGGGGGTCTGCGCACCGGTACGCTGCAGGTACCCGACAGGGTGAGCCAGCGAATCGCCAGCTCCCTGCGTGCCGAAACCTGGATGGCCCCTCCACTGATGGTCGAAGCAACCTGCCGCTGGATCACTTCGCCGAATGCCGATGAACTGATTGCCTGGCAGACCAGTGAGCAGCAATACCGCCAGCAGCGTGCCTTCGAGCGCCTCGCTCGCTATCACCCCCAGGGGCAACTACGCGGCTCCAACGTCTGGCTACCATTGCCGGAGGGGCGACGCTCCAGCGAAGTCCACGCGCTGCTCGACAGTGCCGGGGTACGCGTGTCCACCCCCGAACCCTTCTGCACAGGAAGCGAGCCCGCACCCCAGGCCATTCGATTGTGCGTCGGCGCACCGCGCACCCGCGAACAACTCGACCGGGCACTGGATATCATTCTGGAGGTCCTGGAGAGCGGCGATACCAGCCCGTGGAATACGCTCTAG
- a CDS encoding LysE family translocator — MSDLSFVVPVTLFMMSMTLTPGPNNVMLTASGANYGFRRTIPHLLGIIAGCFVLFCSVAMGLGMIFERFPVVQTALKIVGSVYLLYLAWKIATAPPPQFRQEGARPLTFLQAATFQFANPKAWVMGIALMASFLPETGNPWLNALIVAAFAELVAFPCISLWAGFGTAVGRTLKSPTSWRWFNGTMGAMTAACVFLILG, encoded by the coding sequence ATGTCTGACTTGTCCTTTGTTGTCCCGGTGACCTTGTTCATGATGTCGATGACGTTGACGCCAGGACCCAACAACGTGATGTTGACGGCTTCCGGGGCCAACTATGGATTTCGGCGTACCATCCCACATCTACTGGGGATCATTGCCGGATGTTTTGTACTGTTCTGCAGCGTGGCGATGGGCCTCGGGATGATTTTTGAGCGGTTCCCGGTCGTGCAGACGGCGCTCAAGATCGTCGGCAGCGTTTACCTGCTGTACCTGGCGTGGAAGATTGCCACGGCACCGCCGCCGCAGTTTCGCCAGGAGGGCGCGCGCCCGTTGACCTTCCTTCAGGCGGCAACGTTCCAGTTCGCCAATCCCAAGGCCTGGGTGATGGGCATCGCCTTGATGGCCAGTTTTCTGCCGGAGACCGGTAATCCGTGGCTCAATGCCTTGATCGTTGCGGCATTTGCCGAGTTGGTGGCATTTCCCTGCATTTCACTATGGGCGGGTTTTGGTACTGCGGTAGGACGTACGCTCAAGTCGCCGACCAGTTGGCGCTGGTTCAACGGCACCATGGGCGCCATGACAGCTGCCTGTGTGTTTCTGATATTGGGCTAG
- a CDS encoding OFA family MFS transporter, producing MNNNKSPGGRLAFLRKENIVAKPGFNRWKVPPASIAIHLCIGSVYAWSVFNLPLASEMGVVTPAADDWSLSSVVWIFSVAIVFLGLAAAFAGKWLEEVGPRMVGVVAAILWGGGFIIGSLGISLHQLWLIYLGYGVLGGCGLGLGYVSPVSTLLRWFPDRRGMATGMAIMGFGGGAMIAAPVKDWLLSLYSSAPVYLGTESSVNVITEGGRRFAETATGQVEVVIASLEQAAAYGGDAGVYVVGTGNTGAAATFLTLGIVYLCVMLIASFMYRVPPADWKPEGWEPEQKTNRMVTSENVQIDQALKTPQFWQMWLMLCFNVTAGIGVIGVAKTMMSEIYGTTMPMIVTAAFASTYVLMISVFNMCGRFFWASTSDYIGRKNTYHCFFVLGTLLYLSLPFLATAGAESANVIYLIGFYIATMIIFSMYGGGFATIPAYLADMFGTMHVGGIHGRLLTAWSAAGVLGPLVITSLREVSVGKAISNLASKVDPAVFAQKFGASIDQLEQLVAAKTVTVSKLMEIVPPGTPDPTSSLYNTTMYCMAALLVIAFFANLMLRPVNERHHHREQTLRSAEQQG from the coding sequence ATGAACAACAACAAGTCACCCGGCGGCCGCCTGGCCTTCCTGCGCAAGGAAAACATCGTCGCCAAACCCGGATTCAATCGCTGGAAGGTACCCCCCGCCTCGATCGCCATTCACCTTTGCATCGGCTCGGTCTATGCGTGGTCGGTCTTCAATCTGCCGCTGGCGAGTGAAATGGGCGTCGTCACTCCCGCCGCCGACGACTGGAGCCTGTCATCGGTGGTCTGGATCTTCTCGGTGGCGATTGTCTTTCTCGGCCTGGCGGCGGCCTTTGCGGGCAAATGGCTGGAAGAAGTCGGGCCACGCATGGTTGGCGTAGTGGCAGCGATTCTGTGGGGCGGAGGGTTCATCATCGGCTCGCTGGGTATATCACTACACCAACTGTGGCTGATCTACCTGGGATACGGTGTGCTCGGCGGCTGTGGACTTGGCCTGGGGTACGTCTCGCCAGTGTCGACACTGCTGCGCTGGTTCCCGGACCGCCGTGGCATGGCAACTGGAATGGCGATCATGGGTTTTGGTGGCGGTGCAATGATTGCCGCTCCCGTCAAGGATTGGCTGCTGTCGCTCTACTCCAGCGCCCCGGTGTACCTGGGTACCGAGTCGTCGGTGAACGTCATCACCGAAGGCGGCCGCCGCTTCGCCGAGACCGCCACAGGTCAGGTCGAGGTTGTGATCGCGTCGCTGGAACAGGCAGCAGCCTACGGTGGTGATGCCGGTGTCTATGTGGTCGGCACCGGCAACACCGGTGCTGCGGCAACCTTTCTGACGCTGGGCATCGTCTACCTCTGCGTGATGTTGATCGCGTCCTTCATGTATCGGGTACCACCTGCGGATTGGAAGCCGGAGGGATGGGAACCGGAGCAGAAGACCAATCGCATGGTCACCTCCGAGAACGTACAGATCGACCAGGCATTGAAGACACCGCAGTTCTGGCAGATGTGGTTGATGCTGTGCTTCAACGTTACCGCCGGCATTGGCGTCATCGGCGTCGCCAAGACGATGATGAGCGAGATCTATGGCACCACCATGCCGATGATCGTGACTGCCGCCTTCGCCTCGACCTATGTGTTGATGATATCGGTCTTCAATATGTGCGGTCGCTTCTTCTGGGCCTCCACCTCGGACTATATCGGGCGCAAGAACACCTATCATTGCTTCTTCGTACTCGGCACCCTGCTGTACCTCTCGCTGCCGTTCCTTGCCACGGCCGGAGCCGAGAGTGCCAATGTGATCTATCTGATCGGCTTCTATATCGCCACCATGATCATCTTCTCGATGTATGGCGGTGGCTTTGCCACCATTCCCGCCTATCTGGCGGACATGTTCGGTACCATGCATGTCGGCGGCATACACGGCAGACTGCTGACTGCCTGGTCGGCTGCCGGGGTACTCGGCCCGCTGGTCATCACGTCACTGCGTGAGGTATCGGTGGGCAAGGCCATTTCAAACCTGGCCAGCAAAGTCGACCCGGCGGTATTTGCGCAGAAATTCGGTGCCTCGATCGATCAACTGGAACAATTGGTCGCCGCGAAGACCGTGACCGTCTCGAAGCTGATGGAAATCGTCCCGCCCGGCACCCCGGACCCAACCTCCAGCCTGTACAACACGACCATGTACTGCATGGCTGCGCTACTGGTGATCGCATTCTTCGCCAACCTAATGCTGCGTCCCGTCAATGAGCGCCACCATCACCGTGAGCAGACACTGCGGAGCGCCGAGCAACAAGGCTGA
- a CDS encoding sensor histidine kinase, producing MARSRPLLHSVRVRLLVIALLPMLVLFPLLLGGTMLRWSTKLDNLLIVKVNSDLTIAEQYLQHLLDNSARQLDALAASETFSVALESNAADAWLEQQKHRLGLDFLYLADGRPLASGFIPDQWPVINDALSGRPRSAIDILDSRQLDALAPGLAERASIPLVPTEAAQPTDRSIEQRGMIIHSAAPVPSVNGKRQALVGGLLLNRNLGFIDTINALVYRDRSLPEGSQGTATLFLDDVRISTNVRLFEDVRALGTRVSTEVRQRVLDEGKTWLDRAFVVNDWYVSAYQPVTDSKGKHVGMLYVGFLEAPFRHEKITSIVVLSVIFLFVAAISVPIFLRWAGRIFRPLERMTQTISRVEAGNLDARNGPQRGSGEITQVAGHLDGLLDAVQERDRQLRGWAESLEHKVEARTQDLQEANRKLEHATERLIMSEKLAAVGEISAGIAHEINNPVAVIQGNLDVARELLGAETEKVDTELRLIDDQIYRIGVIVSKLLQFSSPTEYSGATHLIVPAQVARDCLVLIQRQFDKARVTVKTNLCSERAVLMEQTELQQVIINLALNAIHAMPEGGTLTLSVIDEGNDVVIRLEDTGVGISPEVLRRIFDPFFTTKQAQGTGLGLSISQQLAAQAGGRILATSTPGAGSRFDIVLPAADIS from the coding sequence ATGGCAAGGTCACGACCATTGCTGCACTCGGTGCGGGTACGCCTGCTGGTGATCGCGCTATTGCCGATGCTGGTGCTGTTTCCGCTATTACTGGGCGGCACCATGCTGCGCTGGTCAACCAAGCTCGATAATCTGTTGATCGTCAAGGTGAACAGTGACCTGACCATCGCCGAGCAATACCTCCAGCACCTACTGGACAACTCAGCCAGGCAGCTCGATGCCCTGGCTGCATCGGAAACCTTCTCCGTCGCTCTGGAATCGAACGCGGCGGATGCCTGGCTGGAACAGCAAAAGCACCGACTCGGCCTGGACTTCCTGTATCTTGCCGATGGTCGCCCGCTGGCCTCCGGCTTCATTCCCGACCAGTGGCCAGTGATCAACGACGCGCTTTCCGGCCGCCCGCGCAGCGCCATCGATATCCTCGACTCGCGGCAACTCGATGCCCTTGCTCCTGGTCTCGCAGAGCGTGCCTCCATTCCACTGGTGCCCACCGAGGCCGCCCAGCCGACGGACCGCAGTATCGAACAGCGTGGCATGATCATTCACTCTGCGGCTCCCGTTCCATCGGTCAACGGCAAGCGTCAGGCGCTGGTCGGCGGATTGCTGCTCAATCGCAACCTCGGCTTCATCGACACCATCAACGCACTGGTCTATCGAGACCGCTCGCTACCCGAGGGTAGTCAGGGGACGGCGACACTGTTTCTCGACGACGTACGCATCTCCACCAATGTTCGGCTGTTCGAGGATGTGCGCGCCCTGGGGACCCGTGTGTCCACAGAAGTTCGCCAGCGTGTGCTGGACGAAGGAAAGACCTGGCTTGACCGCGCCTTCGTGGTCAATGACTGGTATGTCTCCGCCTACCAACCCGTGACCGACAGTAAAGGCAAACATGTCGGCATGCTGTACGTCGGTTTTCTCGAGGCCCCGTTCCGACACGAGAAGATCACCAGCATCGTGGTTCTGTCGGTGATCTTTCTGTTTGTCGCCGCTATCTCGGTACCTATATTCCTGCGCTGGGCGGGACGCATCTTTCGCCCACTGGAGCGCATGACCCAGACCATTTCCCGTGTTGAGGCAGGTAATCTGGATGCCCGCAATGGCCCCCAGAGAGGTAGCGGCGAGATCACCCAGGTGGCAGGCCACCTCGATGGGCTGCTGGATGCCGTTCAGGAGCGCGATCGCCAACTGCGTGGCTGGGCCGAAAGCCTGGAGCACAAGGTCGAAGCACGCACCCAGGACCTCCAGGAGGCCAATCGCAAGCTGGAGCATGCCACCGAGCGCCTGATCATGTCCGAAAAACTCGCCGCGGTTGGCGAGATCAGCGCCGGTATCGCCCATGAGATCAACAATCCAGTGGCAGTGATCCAGGGCAATCTCGATGTCGCCCGCGAACTACTCGGCGCCGAGACCGAAAAGGTCGATACCGAGCTTAGGCTGATTGATGATCAGATCTACCGAATCGGGGTGATTGTCTCGAAACTATTGCAATTCTCGAGCCCAACCGAGTATTCCGGCGCCACCCATCTGATCGTGCCTGCGCAGGTAGCACGTGATTGTCTGGTACTGATCCAGAGGCAGTTCGACAAGGCTCGAGTCACGGTCAAGACAAACCTATGCTCTGAGCGCGCCGTGCTGATGGAGCAGACCGAATTGCAACAGGTCATCATCAATCTCGCACTCAACGCCATTCATGCCATGCCCGAAGGTGGAACGCTGACGCTCAGTGTCATCGACGAGGGTAACGATGTGGTGATTCGTCTCGAAGATACGGGTGTCGGCATCTCTCCCGAGGTGCTGCGGCGCATATTCGACCCCTTCTTCACTACCAAGCAGGCCCAGGGCACGGGGCTGGGACTGTCGATCAGCCAGCAGCTCGCCGCACAAGCCGGTGGACGAATCCTGGCCACCTCCACTCCCGGCGCAGGCAGCCGTTTTGATATCGTGCTGCCTGCCGCCGATATCAGCTGA
- a CDS encoding sigma-54-dependent transcriptional regulator: MNVGDKQLTQRLQHASVLIVDDEPGMRNFLVKMLAPHCLVVAEAEDAVQAEAQLNHRHFDVMILDNMMPGQRGIEWLAEQRGRGGFTDTIMITAYADLETAIEAMRAGAADFILKPFRSNQLLNAVGRCLQMAQLRRENMLLLRELDSKDLGQQRRELVGSSSAITATRDLLARIRDVTTPVLITGASGTGKEVAARHLHTTSQRAAYPFVPINCSAIPADMMESELFGHVAGAFPGANSAREGLLPSARGGTVFLDDVAGLSSSAQSALLRVLEDGTVRPVGAEREIPLDLRFVLATSHALDREVVEGRFREDLFFRINIIELRMPALTERDGDIIELAERFLREIAARLGLPPLQIDTTTRAALLRHDWPGNIRELRNFIERSLIFGRFPLETLALPTTSTQSIAPLSQVERREILRALEATAGNRSKAARLLGVSRKTIDRKCTAWGL, encoded by the coding sequence ATGAATGTCGGTGATAAGCAGCTGACCCAGCGCCTGCAGCACGCCAGTGTTCTGATCGTCGATGACGAGCCGGGAATGCGCAATTTCCTGGTCAAGATGCTCGCCCCACACTGCCTGGTTGTCGCCGAGGCTGAAGACGCGGTGCAGGCCGAGGCGCAACTCAATCATCGTCATTTCGATGTGATGATCCTCGACAACATGATGCCGGGACAACGCGGGATCGAGTGGTTGGCAGAACAACGCGGGCGTGGCGGGTTTACCGACACCATCATGATCACCGCCTATGCCGACCTGGAAACCGCGATCGAGGCCATGCGCGCAGGGGCTGCTGACTTCATTCTCAAGCCCTTTCGCTCCAATCAACTCCTGAATGCAGTTGGCCGCTGTCTCCAGATGGCTCAGTTGCGACGCGAGAACATGCTGCTGCTGCGCGAACTGGACAGCAAGGACCTCGGTCAGCAACGACGCGAACTGGTCGGTTCATCATCCGCCATCACGGCCACCCGCGACCTGCTGGCACGTATTCGTGATGTCACCACACCAGTCCTGATCACAGGGGCCTCGGGAACCGGCAAGGAAGTCGCTGCTCGACACCTGCACACCACCTCCCAGCGAGCGGCTTACCCCTTTGTGCCGATCAACTGCTCGGCCATTCCTGCCGATATGATGGAAAGTGAACTGTTCGGTCATGTCGCAGGTGCCTTCCCGGGCGCCAACAGCGCTCGCGAAGGGCTGTTGCCTTCCGCTCGGGGCGGTACGGTATTCCTTGATGACGTCGCCGGGCTGAGTTCGTCCGCCCAATCCGCACTGCTGCGAGTGCTGGAAGATGGCACAGTGCGTCCCGTCGGCGCAGAGCGCGAGATTCCACTCGATCTACGTTTTGTGCTGGCCACCAGCCATGCGCTGGATAGAGAGGTGGTGGAAGGTCGTTTTCGTGAAGACCTGTTCTTCCGCATCAATATCATCGAGCTACGCATGCCGGCCCTGACCGAGCGAGACGGCGATATCATCGAGCTGGCAGAGCGGTTTCTGCGCGAGATTGCCGCCCGCCTCGGGTTGCCTCCACTGCAGATCGACACCACCACTCGCGCAGCGCTGCTGCGCCATGACTGGCCCGGTAACATCCGAGAACTACGCAACTTCATCGAACGCTCACTGATCTTTGGCCGTTTTCCTCTGGAGACCCTCGCCCTGCCGACGACCTCAACGCAGAGTATCGCCCCCCTGAGTCAGGTCGAACGACGCGAGATCCTGCGCGCTCTCGAGGCCACCGCCGGTAACCGCTCCAAAGCGGCGCGTCTGCTCGGCGTCTCACGCAAGACCATTGATCGCAAGTGCACGGCCTGGGGGCTGTAG
- a CDS encoding RidA family protein — protein sequence MLRHYNEPTLGIPSFPGSHLVMDDHYIYLSGLTAADLPDGAALLGDIRAETHQIMEYLSRLLAHAECTLDDSVRVDVHLTDLALQADFDAVYARWFSAPFYPTRTCTVSPQLAGGASVEVTLMARRPQQR from the coding sequence ATGCTGCGACACTACAATGAGCCGACTCTGGGCATACCGAGCTTTCCCGGTAGCCATCTGGTCATGGACGATCACTACATCTATCTGTCCGGCCTGACCGCCGCCGACCTGCCGGATGGAGCGGCGCTACTCGGCGATATCAGGGCAGAGACTCACCAGATAATGGAATATCTGTCACGGCTGCTGGCCCATGCTGAGTGCACACTCGACGATAGCGTGCGTGTCGATGTGCACCTGACGGACCTCGCACTGCAAGCGGACTTCGATGCGGTATATGCGCGATGGTTTTCTGCACCGTTCTACCCCACTCGAACCTGTACCGTCTCTCCCCAACTGGCGGGAGGCGCCAGTGTCGAGGTTACCCTGATGGCACGACGTCCTCAGCAGCGTTGA
- a CDS encoding cation:proton antiporter, with the protein MTTLFIFCLIGACGIGAQWLAWRWKIPAIVVMLVVGLLIGPTTGVLQPHAVFGNLLEPLIAAAVAMILFEGGLTLHLARLADAEAAVKRLVIIGGPLVWVLATLSGHYIGGLSWASASVLGGILIVTGPTVIMPLLRQASLKRRPAEILRWEAIVNDPVGALAAVLAFELAIVSYSSHSLSITLGHMLLGIAIATAIGYLGAWLLILALRKGHIPEYLKVPVMIVSVLVIYTIPNALLHESGLLAVTVMGMVLGNSSVASLDEIRRFKENITVLLVSAVFILLAADVDFATLASLGWREVLFVLMVLFVVRPLAVFLSLIGTGLPLSEKLIVGWIGPRGVVAVAIAGLFGGRLVDLGVEDAAILPPLAFAIVAVTVVLHGFSLEPLSRHFNLKSTAVKGLLIVGANPFSRKLAEAIQSTGRPVMIADRNWKRIRSVRGHDIPCYFGEILSEEAELDIEMNQFDSVVALTDNDDYNALVCVNYGPEFGRHRVFQFAPSRGDIGDSAHKAPETLGGYYFGNGLDYDTAIERINAGWCLRLTRLSKSYTFEDYRRDNPEARVISAYSEGGNVRVMTRDTRFEADSDETLLALVPDDTSADKARRYEARQADTRPSASDDEQGSPQPDG; encoded by the coding sequence ATGACCACGCTTTTTATCTTCTGTCTGATAGGCGCTTGCGGCATCGGCGCTCAATGGCTGGCATGGCGCTGGAAGATCCCTGCAATCGTGGTCATGCTGGTCGTCGGCCTGCTGATCGGGCCGACCACCGGTGTTCTGCAACCGCACGCGGTGTTCGGCAATCTACTCGAACCGTTGATCGCCGCCGCGGTGGCGATGATTCTGTTCGAAGGGGGCTTGACCCTGCATCTGGCCCGTCTGGCCGATGCAGAGGCTGCCGTGAAGCGCCTGGTGATCATCGGCGGCCCTCTTGTGTGGGTACTGGCCACCCTCTCCGGTCACTATATCGGCGGGCTGAGCTGGGCCTCAGCATCAGTTTTGGGCGGCATTCTGATCGTCACTGGCCCCACGGTAATCATGCCGTTGCTACGCCAGGCCAGTCTCAAGCGTAGGCCGGCAGAAATCCTGCGCTGGGAAGCCATCGTCAACGACCCGGTCGGCGCGCTTGCTGCGGTACTCGCGTTCGAGCTGGCGATTGTCTCCTATTCCTCCCACTCGCTATCCATCACCCTCGGCCACATGCTGCTCGGCATTGCCATTGCCACCGCCATCGGCTATCTCGGCGCCTGGTTGTTGATTCTCGCGCTGCGTAAGGGCCATATCCCCGAATACCTCAAGGTTCCGGTGATGATCGTCTCCGTACTGGTCATCTACACCATTCCCAACGCCCTGCTCCACGAAAGTGGCCTGCTGGCAGTCACCGTGATGGGCATGGTGCTGGGCAATTCTTCCGTCGCATCGCTGGACGAGATCCGCCGCTTCAAGGAAAACATCACGGTACTGCTGGTATCCGCGGTGTTCATTCTGCTGGCGGCAGATGTCGACTTCGCCACCCTGGCATCGCTGGGCTGGCGTGAGGTGTTGTTCGTCCTGATGGTGCTGTTCGTGGTGCGTCCGCTGGCCGTGTTCCTGTCACTGATCGGTACCGGGCTGCCGCTATCCGAGAAGCTGATCGTCGGCTGGATTGGTCCACGTGGTGTGGTGGCGGTTGCCATCGCTGGGCTGTTCGGTGGACGCCTGGTGGACCTGGGCGTAGAAGATGCCGCGATACTCCCGCCACTGGCGTTCGCGATTGTGGCCGTTACCGTGGTGCTGCACGGCTTCTCCCTCGAGCCGCTGTCGCGCCATTTCAATCTCAAATCGACCGCGGTCAAGGGACTACTGATCGTCGGTGCCAATCCCTTCAGTCGCAAACTGGCAGAGGCCATTCAATCCACGGGCCGGCCGGTGATGATTGCCGATCGCAACTGGAAGCGAATCCGTTCGGTGCGTGGCCATGATATCCCCTGCTACTTCGGTGAAATTCTCTCCGAGGAAGCCGAGCTGGATATCGAGATGAACCAGTTCGACTCGGTGGTGGCATTGACCGACAACGACGATTACAACGCGCTGGTGTGCGTCAACTATGGCCCTGAGTTTGGCCGCCATCGCGTCTTCCAGTTCGCTCCGTCCCGAGGCGATATCGGCGACAGCGCTCACAAGGCACCGGAGACTCTCGGTGGCTATTATTTCGGTAATGGTCTCGACTACGACACTGCCATCGAGCGTATCAACGCGGGTTGGTGTCTACGCCTGACTCGCCTGAGCAAAAGCTATACCTTCGAGGATTATCGTCGCGATAACCCGGAGGCCCGAGTCATCTCCGCCTATTCTGAAGGCGGCAACGTACGCGTGATGACGCGCGATACTCGTTTCGAGGCCGACAGCGACGAGACGCTGCTGGCGCTGGTTCCGGATGACACCAGTGCCGACAAGGCTCGCCGATACGAGGCACGCCAAGCCGACACAAGGCCCTCCGCGAGCGATGACGAGCAGGGTTCACCTCAGCCGGATGGCTAA
- a CDS encoding tyrosine-type recombinase/integrase, whose translation MLHHIRTSSVQRTVKQAMKAATLPRPGSCHTLRHSFAMQLLSQGTDNRKARELLSHKRVKTPQLYTHVLRSELAGIRRVGRGLRHATASHPAGFDYPAAVPGVS comes from the coding sequence GTGCTTCATCATATTCGCACTTCGTCCGTACAACGAACGGTCAAGCAGGCAATGAAGGCAGCCACACTGCCTCGTCCCGGCTCCTGCCATACACTACGGCATAGCTTCGCGATGCAGTTGCTGAGCCAGGGTACGGATAACCGTAAGGCACGGGAATTGCTGAGCCACAAGAGAGTCAAGACACCCCAGCTCTATACGCACGTGTTGCGCAGCGAGTTGGCAGGTATTCGTAGAGTCGGTCGGGGCTTGAGGCACGCTACCGCCTCCCACCCTGCAGGTTTCGATTACCCTGCGGCAGTTCCCGGCGTATCTTGA